The following coding sequences lie in one Klebsiella huaxiensis genomic window:
- a CDS encoding B3/B4 domain-containing protein: protein MLTVSPSIAPEIYRIAPGFRALSISVKAAPVLNPDTGATALREACEAVLSGEPVWAESHLAAWAEVFQTFGAKPKRTPCSADALRKRVLRDGTMPALDPIVDLYNAVSLRYAVPVGGENIAAYQGSPHLAVAKGTEPFDTIKEGENAVEYPSPGEVIWCDDTGVTCRRWNWRQGIRTRLGVEAQQMWFILESLPQMPLEKLYEAGKMLTDGLEKMMPGLRFEVALIEEQCQ from the coding sequence GTGTTAACAGTCTCCCCGTCAATTGCCCCTGAAATTTATCGTATTGCTCCCGGCTTTCGGGCACTCAGTATCTCCGTAAAAGCTGCGCCAGTACTTAACCCTGATACGGGAGCAACAGCGCTGCGAGAAGCATGTGAAGCGGTTCTGAGCGGTGAACCAGTATGGGCGGAATCTCATCTGGCTGCATGGGCCGAAGTTTTTCAAACGTTTGGAGCTAAACCCAAACGCACCCCTTGCTCAGCTGATGCGTTACGTAAGCGCGTATTACGTGACGGAACGATGCCAGCGCTAGATCCCATCGTTGATCTTTATAATGCCGTGAGTCTCCGCTACGCCGTTCCGGTTGGTGGAGAAAATATCGCTGCCTATCAGGGTTCGCCACACCTGGCGGTGGCAAAAGGAACAGAGCCTTTTGATACGATAAAAGAGGGTGAGAACGCCGTTGAATATCCTTCACCAGGCGAAGTTATCTGGTGCGATGATACCGGCGTGACCTGCCGCCGCTGGAACTGGCGACAAGGGATCAGAACCCGTTTAGGGGTGGAAGCTCAGCAAATGTGGTTCATTCTGGAGAGTCTGCCGCAGATGCCGCTGGAGAAGCTTTACGAAGCCGGGAAGATGCTAACCGACGGCCTCGAAAAAATGATGCCCGGTCTGCGGTTTGAGGTGGCTCTCATCGAAGAGCAATGCCAGTAA
- a CDS encoding dihydrodipicolinate synthase family protein: MFTGLSAFPLTPISASDVDEQGFSKIVARLVAARVDSMGILGSTGSYAYLTREQRKRIATLAKQLAGDIPVMVCVGAVSTDAILHLADDAQAAGANALLLPAVSYQSLRDDEVFALFETVTRHASVPVCIYDNPGTTHFTFTDELHGRLSSLEGVRSIKIPGVPDSPTAAAERVNVLRHQLRPGVTIGISGDAYAGLGLNAGCEVWYSVCGGLFPEMAKQITEAAAAKDHERVTALSTRLEPLWALFRKHGGSIRVIAAAAGVLGLTDTDCLPRPLQPLSANDIADIARVISALELK, encoded by the coding sequence ATGTTCACCGGTTTGTCTGCCTTCCCATTAACCCCGATCTCCGCCAGCGACGTCGACGAACAAGGGTTCAGTAAAATTGTGGCCCGCCTCGTGGCGGCCCGTGTTGATTCGATGGGCATTCTGGGTTCAACCGGCAGCTATGCGTATCTGACCCGAGAGCAACGCAAGCGTATCGCAACGCTGGCCAAACAGCTTGCCGGGGATATCCCCGTGATGGTGTGTGTGGGGGCAGTCAGTACCGATGCCATCCTGCACCTGGCAGATGATGCGCAGGCAGCTGGCGCGAATGCCCTGTTGCTCCCGGCGGTCAGCTACCAGTCACTCCGTGATGATGAAGTCTTTGCACTTTTTGAGACCGTTACCCGGCACGCATCTGTCCCGGTGTGCATCTATGATAATCCGGGCACCACGCATTTTACCTTTACCGATGAACTGCATGGTCGTCTCTCATCACTGGAGGGTGTTCGTTCAATTAAGATCCCCGGCGTCCCGGATAGCCCAACAGCAGCGGCTGAGCGGGTGAATGTGTTACGCCACCAGCTGCGCCCTGGCGTAACCATCGGTATTAGTGGAGATGCCTATGCCGGGCTGGGATTAAACGCCGGTTGTGAAGTCTGGTACTCCGTATGCGGCGGTCTGTTCCCGGAGATGGCGAAACAAATCACTGAAGCAGCCGCAGCGAAGGATCATGAGCGAGTTACTGCCCTGTCAACTCGCCTTGAGCCGTTGTGGGCGCTGTTCCGTAAACATGGCGGGAGTATTCGCGTGATTGCCGCTGCCGCGGGTGTGCTTGGACTCACCGATACGGACTGCCTGCCTCGTCCTTTGCAGCCGTTATCGGCAAATGATATTGCGGATATTGCCCGTGTGATAAGCGCGCTGGAGCTGAAGTAA
- a CDS encoding MFS transporter, translating into MSLTTQTFNHKALMRIAFVMAFIQFTNALEYMALTPVFAFMADGFSVPVSYAGYVSGMYTLGAVISGITAFYCIHRFNKKRFLIKNMLLLGALTFLSTLTTHFDILLVLRFCAGLVGGTTMGVGTSILINHTPANLRGKILATVIASFSMVSIVGMPAILFLCTLYGWHIALWLISLLCLISLPLIVFILPGDTASSGVKARLAIDYQTLLFASCSALVQFSPMLIIPILTPLMTQYMGAQQKLLPLLFLSGGIAGYLSTKITGILTSRLSALMLATLSTLLFVASLLIPAMGYHNVFLFITLFLGASYSRLVCASSVAVQYPEDEQRANFSSLQTAMMFLITTFAFFLSSLLLPDQELTTQNLNRLLVVSAFAACGFPVMVIMLQKKLDKSICG; encoded by the coding sequence ATGTCACTGACCACACAGACGTTTAATCACAAAGCCCTTATGCGGATAGCCTTCGTCATGGCGTTTATCCAGTTCACTAATGCGCTGGAGTATATGGCGTTAACGCCTGTTTTTGCTTTTATGGCCGACGGGTTTTCGGTGCCGGTATCCTATGCTGGCTATGTCTCGGGGATGTACACGCTGGGGGCGGTCATTTCTGGGATTACTGCGTTTTATTGCATCCATCGGTTTAATAAAAAACGCTTCTTAATCAAAAATATGCTGCTGCTGGGAGCGCTCACCTTTTTGTCCACGCTCACCACGCATTTTGACATTCTTCTGGTACTACGATTTTGCGCAGGATTAGTTGGCGGTACAACAATGGGAGTGGGGACGAGTATTTTAATTAATCATACCCCGGCAAACTTACGTGGAAAAATACTGGCGACGGTGATTGCCTCATTTTCGATGGTCAGTATCGTCGGCATGCCCGCGATATTATTTTTGTGCACACTCTATGGCTGGCATATTGCTCTGTGGTTAATCAGTTTACTTTGCCTGATCTCTTTACCGTTGATCGTTTTTATCCTCCCCGGGGATACGGCCTCATCCGGCGTGAAGGCCAGGCTGGCTATTGATTATCAAACCTTACTCTTTGCCTCTTGTTCTGCGCTTGTGCAATTTAGCCCAATGCTGATCATTCCTATATTGACGCCATTAATGACGCAATATATGGGCGCACAGCAAAAGCTATTACCCTTATTATTCTTAAGCGGCGGGATTGCCGGTTATCTGTCTACAAAAATCACCGGTATTCTGACGTCACGTTTATCTGCGTTGATGCTGGCAACCCTTTCCACGCTGTTGTTTGTCGCCAGTTTGCTGATCCCGGCGATGGGTTACCATAATGTCTTTCTATTTATCACTTTATTCCTTGGTGCCTCATATAGCCGACTGGTTTGCGCGTCGTCAGTGGCGGTTCAATATCCTGAGGATGAACAACGCGCTAATTTTTCTTCACTACAGACAGCCATGATGTTCCTGATAACCACTTTCGCCTTTTTTCTGTCTTCCTTATTACTCCCTGACCAGGAATTAACCACGCAAAATCTAAACCGGCTGTTGGTTGTCAGTGCATTCGCCGCATGTGGATTTCCTGTCATGGTCATCATGCTGCAAAAGAAACTGGATAAATCAATCTGTGGGTAA
- a CDS encoding LysR family transcriptional regulator, protein MRPALDFTTLKVFVAVAERESFVGASKALEMPTSNVSRCISQLEEKLNLQLIERSTRHMKLTQAGHLLYTRAKPLLEALEQTETELTLRQMQLKGPLRICIPNEIGPALLGSVIADFACQYPDLEISCVTNLSGFESLRDDLDLAIIISRGQMDDSDYIARHLMTIPCTIVAAPSVIKRYGIPSSIQQFAELPCITTVSALKGAPWQFVNKKGGFETIKVKGHYRVNSGEMAGRAAVAGVGYAILAKQACQPYINDGRLIEVEFEQSAAPLQLFALYSDRRYLPTKTRALIDFIQQKLSDISFGV, encoded by the coding sequence ATGCGTCCGGCCCTTGATTTTACGACCCTGAAAGTGTTCGTTGCGGTGGCGGAAAGAGAAAGCTTTGTTGGGGCATCGAAGGCCCTGGAAATGCCAACATCCAATGTGAGTCGTTGTATTTCTCAGTTAGAAGAAAAACTGAATCTTCAGCTTATTGAGCGCAGCACCCGACATATGAAGCTCACCCAGGCGGGGCACCTGCTCTATACCCGAGCGAAGCCATTACTGGAGGCGCTTGAGCAAACCGAGACCGAATTAACGTTGCGACAAATGCAACTCAAGGGTCCATTACGGATCTGTATTCCCAATGAAATAGGTCCTGCACTGCTGGGTTCCGTTATTGCCGATTTCGCCTGTCAGTACCCGGACCTGGAAATTAGCTGTGTCACCAATTTGTCAGGTTTCGAATCTCTGCGCGATGATCTGGATTTGGCTATCATTATTAGCCGTGGCCAGATGGATGACAGCGACTACATCGCTCGTCATTTGATGACTATTCCCTGCACCATTGTTGCTGCCCCCTCCGTCATTAAGCGCTATGGTATCCCTTCTTCTATCCAGCAATTTGCAGAATTACCCTGTATTACAACGGTCAGCGCGCTGAAAGGCGCGCCCTGGCAGTTCGTCAATAAAAAAGGGGGATTCGAGACCATTAAGGTTAAAGGGCATTATCGGGTAAACAGCGGAGAGATGGCTGGACGCGCTGCGGTTGCCGGGGTCGGTTATGCCATTCTAGCGAAACAGGCTTGCCAACCCTATATTAACGATGGACGGTTAATCGAGGTTGAGTTTGAACAATCGGCAGCCCCATTGCAGTTGTTCGCACTCTATTCAGACAGGCGTTACTTACCAACGAAAACAAGAGCGCTTATTGATTTCATCCAGCAGAAATTGAGCGATATCTCCTTCGGGGTTTAA
- a CDS encoding glutathione peroxidase, producing MTPFHQLTATSLHGEMIPMAGYAGKLVLVVNTASQCGLTPQYAGLEALYKKYAAQGLVVLGFPCNQFGKQEPGGADEIAQTCHINYGVSFPMFEKVEVNGAATHPLFRYLKEELPGVLGGRIKWNFTKFLIGRDGKPLKRFAPITTPEKMEATIVAALET from the coding sequence ATGACTCCCTTTCATCAACTGACGGCCACCAGCCTGCATGGCGAAATGATCCCCATGGCAGGCTATGCTGGCAAGCTGGTTCTGGTGGTGAATACCGCCAGTCAGTGTGGTTTAACCCCACAATACGCTGGCCTTGAAGCGCTCTACAAAAAGTACGCCGCTCAGGGTCTGGTGGTGCTTGGTTTTCCCTGCAATCAGTTTGGTAAGCAGGAGCCCGGTGGTGCTGATGAAATCGCGCAGACCTGCCACATTAACTACGGCGTGAGCTTCCCGATGTTCGAGAAAGTGGAAGTCAACGGCGCGGCAACGCACCCGCTGTTTCGTTATCTGAAGGAGGAATTGCCCGGCGTGCTGGGCGGACGGATCAAGTGGAACTTCACGAAGTTTTTGATAGGACGCGATGGTAAGCCGCTCAAGCGTTTTGCGCCCATCACTACCCCGGAGAAGATGGAAGCTACGATAGTTGCTGCACTTGAAACCTAA
- a CDS encoding Lrp/AsnC family transcriptional regulator, protein MDRADCNILAELQKDGRLSLTDLAERVGISLSSCQRRVRALEQDGIISGYRAHLDPARFGLNFSAIVFVTLREGDRQAVAAFEAAVEEIPQILQAQRLFGDPDYLLHVITRDLPAFQKLYDEKLSDISGVQRLTSTLVMKTVVKDRALPV, encoded by the coding sequence ATGGACAGAGCAGACTGCAATATTCTTGCAGAGCTTCAGAAGGACGGGCGGCTTTCGCTCACTGATCTGGCGGAACGGGTGGGAATCAGCCTGTCATCATGCCAGCGCCGGGTCAGAGCCCTTGAGCAGGATGGGATAATCAGCGGCTACCGGGCGCATCTGGATCCGGCCAGATTCGGGCTGAACTTTTCAGCTATAGTTTTCGTCACCCTGCGCGAGGGAGACCGACAGGCGGTCGCCGCCTTCGAGGCGGCAGTAGAGGAGATACCGCAAATCCTTCAGGCGCAGCGACTGTTTGGCGATCCGGATTATCTGCTTCATGTTATCACCCGTGACCTGCCGGCTTTTCAGAAGCTGTATGATGAAAAACTCTCTGATATCTCAGGCGTGCAGCGGCTTACCTCAACACTGGTTATGAAAACGGTTGTGAAAGATCGCGCGCTGCCTGTCTGA
- a CDS encoding LysE family translocator, giving the protein MSLSMFAAFWAVSVLFVITPGADWAYAISAAIRGRRVVSAVAGMLSGHLVATLIVAAGVGSVIAGTPGVLTLLIVAGAAYLLWLGLGMLRYPTAPTAGQNDDAGSPLKWALKGFCISGFNPKVFLLFLALLPQFTDVHAAWSLPLQMMALGLVHVISCGVVYLLVRYGSGTVLGTRARAAQNVSRISGSLMIIIAALLLAEQFL; this is encoded by the coding sequence ATGTCACTGAGTATGTTCGCCGCCTTCTGGGCTGTTTCCGTGCTTTTCGTAATCACGCCCGGCGCCGACTGGGCTTACGCCATTTCAGCCGCCATCCGGGGACGCCGGGTTGTGTCGGCGGTTGCTGGCATGCTGAGCGGCCATCTTGTTGCAACGCTCATAGTGGCAGCGGGCGTCGGTTCAGTCATCGCAGGCACGCCGGGCGTACTGACGCTCCTGATCGTAGCCGGGGCGGCCTATCTGCTCTGGCTCGGCCTCGGCATGCTGCGCTATCCGACAGCGCCGACGGCTGGGCAGAATGATGATGCAGGTTCGCCATTGAAATGGGCGCTCAAGGGCTTTTGCATCAGCGGGTTTAATCCGAAGGTTTTTCTGCTGTTTCTGGCCCTACTGCCGCAATTCACTGACGTCCACGCTGCCTGGTCGCTTCCACTGCAGATGATGGCGCTGGGGCTGGTGCATGTGATTAGCTGCGGCGTGGTCTACCTGCTTGTGAGGTATGGCTCCGGCACGGTGCTTGGGACGCGAGCGCGCGCCGCACAGAATGTCAGCCGGATTTCGGGCAGCCTGATGATCATTATTGCGGCCCTGCTGCTGGCAGAGCAGTTTCTCTGA
- the panB gene encoding 3-methyl-2-oxobutanoate hydroxymethyltransferase has translation MSSVTLTHLKNLKQRGEKITMLTCYDATFAHELSTAGVEMLLIGDTLGMILQGHDSTLPVRLEDMVYHTACVKRGNNGGFIIADLSFMTSSSPEQALHSSAQLMQAGAQMVKIEGGEWLCDTVRQLTRNGIPVCTHIGLTPQSVNIFGGFKVQGRESHQAAALIDTAKKLEEAGAAMVLVEAVPASLGRALSEAVSVPVIGIGAGPDTDGQVLVLHDMLGLSITGKAPKFVKNFMKGQHDIQGALKSYIAAVKDGSFPSAEHCYSE, from the coding sequence ATGTCATCAGTCACACTGACACATCTGAAAAACCTCAAGCAGCGCGGCGAGAAAATCACCATGCTCACCTGCTACGACGCCACGTTTGCACACGAGCTGAGCACGGCAGGCGTTGAGATGCTTCTTATCGGCGATACGCTGGGAATGATCCTGCAGGGCCATGACAGCACCCTGCCGGTCAGGCTTGAAGATATGGTTTATCACACGGCCTGCGTTAAGCGCGGAAACAATGGCGGCTTCATCATAGCCGACCTTTCATTCATGACCAGCTCCTCGCCTGAGCAGGCACTGCACAGCTCCGCACAGTTAATGCAGGCTGGTGCGCAGATGGTTAAGATTGAAGGTGGAGAGTGGCTGTGCGACACAGTGCGTCAGTTGACGCGTAACGGTATACCGGTTTGCACCCATATTGGACTCACACCTCAGTCGGTTAACATCTTTGGCGGTTTTAAAGTGCAGGGACGTGAAAGCCATCAGGCGGCCGCACTGATCGACACCGCGAAAAAGCTTGAAGAAGCCGGCGCGGCAATGGTGTTGGTTGAAGCCGTCCCCGCCTCACTGGGAAGAGCGCTGAGCGAGGCGGTGTCCGTACCAGTCATCGGCATCGGCGCTGGCCCGGATACAGATGGACAGGTTTTAGTGCTGCACGACATGCTCGGTCTGAGCATCACCGGCAAAGCCCCGAAATTCGTCAAAAACTTTATGAAAGGGCAGCACGACATTCAGGGCGCGTTAAAAAGTTACATTGCCGCCGTCAAAGACGGCAGCTTCCCGTCAGCGGAGCACTGCTACTCAGAATAA
- a CDS encoding LuxR C-terminal-related transcriptional regulator — translation MLPKQNKYTIIISEKPIVQFSLNKIIREQLSDYEINFLSSIDELTQLQLRRTTLILADLSGEIDNPRIFFDNYCSLMIQNVNIHWIFIVKNIYFPLAIELLMKPETTLLLDTSPVTDLIEVISAFRLAPGGAGKISLLHKKGDVTKVERKIAALTPSEIEVLRLFAKGWGGNQIAAFLKKSNKTISAQKSNAMRRLSLHNNAELYAWITSTEGVKSLYIDSYYG, via the coding sequence ATGCTGCCAAAACAGAATAAGTACACCATAATCATTAGTGAAAAACCAATCGTGCAGTTTAGTCTGAATAAAATCATTAGGGAGCAACTCTCTGATTACGAAATAAATTTTCTTTCATCTATAGATGAATTAACCCAACTTCAGTTACGAAGAACAACGCTGATACTAGCCGATTTATCTGGCGAAATTGACAATCCGAGAATTTTTTTTGATAATTACTGCTCATTAATGATTCAGAATGTGAATATACACTGGATATTTATAGTCAAAAATATTTATTTCCCCTTAGCTATTGAGTTATTAATGAAGCCAGAAACTACATTGTTACTTGATACCTCACCAGTAACAGATTTAATCGAGGTGATTTCTGCGTTCAGATTAGCCCCTGGAGGTGCAGGAAAAATATCATTACTACATAAAAAAGGAGATGTTACCAAGGTAGAAAGAAAAATAGCAGCACTAACCCCTTCTGAAATTGAAGTATTAAGACTTTTTGCAAAAGGATGGGGAGGAAATCAAATCGCCGCTTTTTTGAAAAAAAGTAATAAAACAATAAGTGCGCAAAAAAGCAATGCTATGCGTCGTTTATCTTTGCACAATAATGCAGAGTTGTATGCATGGATTACCAGCACTGAGGGAGTGAAATCACTGTATATCGATTCATACTATGGATAA
- a CDS encoding ATP-binding protein, whose protein sequence is MDLSVTVTLHEAVINIEDNGSGIAADERTRLFDAFYRPEGMTQPGSGLGLSIVKACVTWLDGNVTLLPARLFPSGVLTCIVLPLSSVR, encoded by the coding sequence ATTGATCTCAGCGTAACGGTAACGCTGCACGAAGCAGTTATTAATATTGAAGATAACGGCTCCGGAATTGCCGCTGACGAAAGGACGCGTTTGTTCGACGCATTTTATCGTCCCGAAGGCATGACCCAGCCCGGCTCTGGGCTGGGTTTATCGATCGTCAAAGCCTGCGTCACTTGGTTGGACGGCAACGTCACATTGCTCCCTGCTCGCCTGTTTCCCTCCGGCGTTCTGACTTGCATCGTCCTGCCACTGAGCTCTGTTCGATGA
- a CDS encoding fimbrial protein: MNVQKIFIFFLFTFLSALSLEGIAAVTCTPYMSRVINDQLPLSAAITVGDDIPVGTSIYDISISTRYTLGVSCNGPYSLYGLMEYGSTPMPLSPWSGNGLGGKVYQTNVPGVGALLGKGSSPATPVLSNILPYQYTNYVNYNASGGTTAATNTVVLSLIKTGPISGGVINSALLPTMKYTVQPASGYYNGIPLQLWTVRYTGALTIVAGTCNISNVTVDMGKYHVADFSRVGSTSNWKDASIVLTNCPRFYGYNPYTNSVMISNNGYRRENTVANTLQVYLQPTSSETQNVTQGILNVSAPGGKTAATGFGIQLGWGNYAGSPSIVNFNNPFVYKLGIDTNSSTIKIPLAARYIRTQSQVQPGIANSRVTFVVQYK; this comes from the coding sequence ATGAATGTCCAAAAAATATTTATTTTTTTCTTATTTACTTTTTTATCAGCATTATCCCTGGAGGGGATTGCTGCAGTGACCTGTACACCTTATATGTCGCGAGTGATTAATGATCAGTTGCCATTGAGTGCAGCGATAACAGTTGGTGATGATATTCCAGTAGGGACCTCTATATATGATATATCGATTTCTACCCGATATACCCTTGGTGTGAGTTGCAATGGACCATATTCGCTCTATGGTCTAATGGAATACGGTTCAACGCCGATGCCATTATCACCATGGTCAGGTAATGGTCTTGGGGGGAAAGTGTACCAGACTAATGTACCAGGAGTTGGGGCCTTATTAGGTAAGGGGTCAAGTCCTGCCACCCCGGTTTTGTCAAATATTTTACCTTATCAATACACAAACTATGTGAATTATAATGCAAGTGGAGGAACGACCGCAGCGACAAATACGGTTGTACTCTCTTTAATTAAAACTGGACCTATCTCGGGTGGAGTCATTAACTCTGCTTTGCTACCCACTATGAAATATACCGTCCAGCCGGCATCCGGTTATTATAATGGAATACCACTACAACTATGGACCGTGAGATATACTGGTGCGCTAACGATTGTTGCTGGCACTTGCAATATTTCGAATGTAACGGTTGATATGGGAAAATATCACGTAGCAGATTTTAGCAGAGTAGGTTCGACCTCTAACTGGAAAGATGCATCAATTGTATTAACGAACTGCCCTCGGTTTTATGGCTATAACCCGTACACTAACAGTGTTATGATTTCTAATAATGGCTACAGAAGGGAGAACACGGTTGCAAACACGTTACAGGTTTATCTGCAACCAACCAGTTCAGAGACACAAAATGTAACACAGGGGATCCTGAATGTCAGCGCGCCAGGCGGAAAGACCGCTGCAACCGGTTTTGGCATACAGCTTGGTTGGGGAAATTATGCTGGTTCCCCAAGTATTGTTAATTTTAATAACCCTTTTGTGTATAAATTGGGCATTGATACTAATAGTAGCACGATAAAAATTCCCTTGGCTGCTCGGTATATCAGGACTCAATCGCAGGTTCAGCCGGGGATAGCTAATAGTCGAGTTACTTTTGTTGTGCAATATAAATAG